Proteins from one Streptococcus mitis B6 genomic window:
- a CDS encoding L-ribulose-5-phosphate 4-epimerase: protein MNQVINDMRKRVCNANQSLPKHGLVKFTWGNVSEVNRELGVIVIKPSGVDYDELTPENMVVTDLDGQVLEGDLRPSSDLPTHVQLYKAWQEIGSVVHTHSTEAVGWAQAGRDIPFYGTTHADYFYGSIPCARSLTKDEVEVAYEKDTGLVIVEEFERRGLNPVEVPGIVVRNHGPFTWGKNPENAVYHSVVLEEVSKMNRFTEQINPRVEPAPQYILEKHYQRKHGPNAYYGQKK, encoded by the coding sequence ATGAATCAAGTAATAAACGATATGCGTAAACGAGTCTGTAATGCCAATCAATCATTACCAAAACATGGACTTGTTAAATTTACCTGGGGAAATGTATCGGAAGTCAATCGCGAACTAGGTGTCATTGTTATTAAACCATCAGGCGTAGATTATGACGAATTGACACCTGAAAACATGGTGGTGACGGACTTGGATGGCCAAGTTCTAGAAGGAGATTTAAGACCATCTTCTGACCTCCCAACTCATGTGCAGTTATATAAGGCATGGCAAGAGATTGGTAGTGTGGTCCACACCCATTCGACAGAAGCAGTTGGTTGGGCACAGGCTGGACGTGATATTCCTTTCTATGGAACAACCCATGCAGATTATTTCTACGGTTCAATCCCTTGCGCCCGTAGTTTGACCAAGGACGAAGTAGAAGTGGCCTATGAAAAAGATACTGGCCTGGTTATCGTAGAAGAGTTTGAACGTCGCGGACTTAACCCGGTTGAAGTACCAGGAATTGTTGTACGCAATCACGGTCCATTCACCTGGGGCAAAAATCCAGAGAATGCTGTTTATCACTCTGTCGTACTAGAGGAAGTATCAAAGATGAATCGCTTTACAGAACAAATCAATCCAAGAGTTGAACCTGCTCCCCAGTACATTTTAGAAAAACACTACCAACGTAAGCATGGACCAAATGCTTATTACGGTCAAAAGAAATAA
- a CDS encoding PTS sugar transporter subunit IIB, with translation MVKVLAACGNGMGSSMVIKMKVENALRKLNQTDFTVNSCSVGEAKGLAAGYDIVIASLHLIQELEGRTNGKLIGLDNLMDDKEITEKLSQALQ, from the coding sequence ATGGTTAAAGTATTAGCAGCGTGCGGAAATGGAATGGGTTCATCAATGGTTATCAAGATGAAGGTCGAAAATGCTCTCCGTAAGCTTAATCAAACAGATTTTACAGTCAATTCATGCAGTGTCGGTGAAGCTAAAGGTTTAGCAGCAGGATATGACATCGTAATCGCTTCTCTTCATTTGATTCAAGAATTGGAAGGGCGAACTAATGGGAAGTTAATTGGGCTTGACAACTTGATGGATGATAAAGAAATCACTGAAAAACTCAGTCAAGCACTACAGTAA
- the ulaG gene encoding L-ascorbate 6-phosphate lactonase has translation MPNVKEITRESWILATFPEWGTWLNEEIEEEVVPEGNFAMWWLGNCGTWIKTPGGANVVMDLWSNRGKSTKKVKDMVRGHQMANMAGVRKLQPNLRVQPMVIDPFAINELDYYLVSHFHSDHIDPYTAAAILNNPKLEHVKFIGPYHCGRIWEGWGVPKERIIVVKPGDTIELKDMKIHAVESFDRTCLVTLPVNGADKTGGELAGLAVTDEEMAQKAVNYIFETPGGTIYHGADSHFSNYFAKHGKDFKIDVALNNYGENPVGIQDKMTSIDLLRMAENLRTKVIIPVHYDIWSNFMASTNEIIELWKMRKDRLQYDFHPFIWEVGGKYTYPQDQHLVEYHHPRGFDDCFEQDSNIQFKALL, from the coding sequence ATGCCAAACGTCAAAGAAATTACAAGAGAGTCATGGATTTTAGCTACTTTCCCAGAGTGGGGAACATGGTTGAACGAAGAAATCGAAGAAGAAGTCGTACCTGAAGGCAACTTTGCCATGTGGTGGCTAGGCAACTGTGGTACTTGGATTAAGACACCAGGTGGTGCTAACGTTGTCATGGACCTTTGGTCAAACCGTGGAAAATCAACCAAAAAAGTGAAAGATATGGTTCGTGGGCATCAAATGGCAAATATGGCAGGTGTTCGTAAGTTGCAACCAAACTTGCGTGTTCAGCCAATGGTTATCGATCCATTTGCTATCAACGAACTAGACTATTACTTAGTTTCACACTTCCACAGTGATCATATCGACCCATACACAGCTGCAGCAATTCTCAACAATCCTAAGTTAGAGCATGTTAAGTTTATCGGTCCTTACCACTGTGGACGAATCTGGGAAGGATGGGGTGTTCCAAAAGAACGTATCATCGTTGTTAAACCAGGTGACACTATCGAATTAAAAGATATGAAGATTCATGCAGTAGAATCATTTGACCGTACTTGCTTGGTAACTCTCCCAGTGAACGGTGCTGATAAGACAGGCGGGGAACTTGCTGGCTTAGCTGTTACAGATGAAGAAATGGCTCAAAAGGCTGTTAACTATATCTTTGAAACACCAGGTGGAACCATCTATCATGGTGCAGATTCTCACTTCTCAAACTATTTTGCAAAACATGGTAAAGACTTTAAAATTGATGTTGCTTTGAATAACTATGGTGAAAATCCGGTAGGTATCCAAGATAAAATGACATCTATCGACCTTCTTCGTATGGCAGAAAATCTGCGTACAAAAGTCATTATCCCAGTTCACTATGATATCTGGTCTAACTTCATGGCTTCTACTAATGAGATTATAGAACTTTGGAAAATGAGAAAAGATCGCTTGCAATACGATTTCCATCCATTTATCTGGGAAGTCGGCGGTAAGTACACTTATCCTCAAGATCAACACTTAGTAGAATACCATCATCCACGTGGTTTTGATGATTGTTTTGAACAAGACTCTAATATTCAATTTAAAGCTTTGCTATAA
- the jag gene encoding RNA-binding cell elongation regulator Jag/EloR, translating into MVVFTGSTVEEAIQKGLKELDIPRLKAHIKVISREKNGFLGLFGKKPAQVDIEAISETTVIKANQQAVKGVPKEINEQNEPVKTVSEATVDLGHVVEAIKKIEEEGQGVSDEVKAEILKNEKHANTILEETGHIEILNELQLEEAGFGEEVETPIVETQAEQTESQELEDLGLKVEPSFDIEQVATEVTTYVQTIIDDMDVEATISNDYNRRSINLQIDTNEPGRIIGYHGKVLKALQLLAQNYLYNRYSRTFYITINVNDYVEHRAEVLQTYAQKLATRVLEEGRSHQTDPMSNSERKIIHRIISRMDGVTSYSEGDEPNRYVVVDTE; encoded by the coding sequence ATGGTAGTATTTACAGGTTCAACTGTTGAAGAAGCAATCCAGAAAGGATTGAAAGAATTAGATATCCCAAGACTGAAGGCTCACATCAAAGTCATTTCTCGTGAAAAAAATGGCTTTCTTGGTTTATTTGGTAAAAAACCAGCTCAAGTTGATATTGAAGCTATTAGTGAAACAACGGTCATTAAAGCCAATCAACAAGCTGTAAAGGGCGTTCCTAAAGAAATTAATGAACAAAATGAACCAGTCAAAACGGTCAGTGAAGCAACCGTTGATTTGGGGCATGTAGTAGAAGCAATTAAAAAGATTGAAGAGGAAGGCCAAGGGGTTTCTGATGAAGTCAAGGCTGAAATTTTGAAAAATGAAAAACATGCTAACACCATTTTAGAAGAAACTGGACATATTGAGATTCTAAATGAATTACAACTTGAAGAAGCTGGTTTCGGTGAAGAAGTAGAAACTCCTATTGTTGAGACTCAAGCTGAACAAACTGAAAGTCAAGAATTAGAAGATTTGGGCTTAAAGGTGGAACCAAGCTTTGATATTGAACAAGTGGCTACGGAAGTAACGACTTATGTCCAAACAATCATTGATGATATGGACGTTGAGGCGACGATTTCAAATGACTACAACCGTCGTAGCATCAATCTACAAATTGATACTAATGAGCCAGGTCGTATTATCGGTTATCATGGTAAAGTCTTGAAGGCCTTGCAACTATTGGCTCAAAATTATCTTTACAACCGCTATTCAAGAACCTTCTACATCACAATCAATGTTAATGATTATGTCGAACACCGTGCAGAAGTATTGCAGACCTATGCGCAAAAATTGGCGACTCGTGTTTTAGAAGAAGGACGCAGTCATCAGACAGATCCAATGTCGAATAGCGAACGCAAGATTATCCATCGTATTATTTCACGTATGGATGGCGTGACTAGTTACTCTGAAGGTGACGAGCCAAATCGCTATGTCGTTGTAGATACAGAATAA
- a CDS encoding BglG family transcription antiterminator, with the protein MVLDKASCDLLQYLMDQETSKTIMAISKDLKESRRKIYYHIDKINAALGDEALQIISIPRIGNHLAEEQRDACCELLSEVDSYDYIMSAHERMMIMLLWIGISKERITIEKLMELTEVSRNTVLNDLNSIRYQLTLEQYQVTLQVSKSQGYHLYAHPLNKIQYLQSLLYHIFMEENATFVSILEDKMKERLDDESLLSVEMNQFFKEQVPLVEQDLGKKINHHEVTFMLQVLPYLLLSCHNVEQYQERHQDIEKEFSLIRKRIEYQVSKKLGERLFQKFEISLSELEVSLVAVLLLSYRKDLDIHAESDDFRQLKLALEEFIWYFESQIRMEIENKDDLLRNLMIHCKALLFRKTYGIFSKNPLTKQIRSKYGELFLVTRKSAEILEGAWFIRLTDDDIAYLTIHIGGFLKYTPSSQKNMKKVYLVCDEGVAVSRLLLKQCKLYFPNEQIGTVFTTEQFKSVEDIAQVDVVITTNDDLDSRFPTLRVNPILEAEDILKMLDYLKHNIFRNESKSFSENLSSLISSYIVDSKLASKFQEEVQTLINQEIVVQAFLEDI; encoded by the coding sequence ATGGTACTGGATAAGGCAAGTTGTGATTTGCTTCAATATTTGATGGATCAAGAAACGTCCAAAACGATTATGGCGATTTCGAAAGATTTGAAAGAGTCAAGAAGGAAAATTTATTATCACATTGACAAAATCAATGCTGCTCTGGGTGACGAGGCGCTTCAAATCATTAGTATTCCACGAATTGGTAATCACTTAGCGGAAGAGCAGAGAGATGCTTGTTGTGAACTATTATCGGAAGTAGATTCGTACGATTATATCATGAGTGCGCATGAACGTATGATGATAATGTTACTATGGATAGGTATCTCTAAAGAACGTATTACGATTGAAAAATTGATGGAGTTAACAGAGGTATCTAGGAATACTGTTCTCAATGATTTGAATAGTATTCGTTATCAACTAACTTTGGAACAATATCAGGTGACCTTGCAAGTGAGCAAGTCACAGGGATACCACCTTTATGCCCACCCCCTTAATAAAATTCAGTATCTTCAATCGCTTCTATATCATATTTTTATGGAAGAAAATGCCACTTTTGTATCTATTTTAGAAGATAAGATGAAAGAGAGGTTAGATGATGAGAGTTTGCTTTCTGTTGAAATGAACCAATTTTTTAAGGAACAGGTTCCTTTAGTTGAACAAGATTTAGGGAAGAAAATAAACCATCATGAAGTAACTTTTATGTTGCAGGTTCTACCTTATTTGCTGTTAAGCTGTCATAATGTTGAACAGTATCAAGAAAGACATCAGGATATAGAGAAAGAATTTTCTTTGATAAGAAAAAGAATAGAGTATCAGGTGTCTAAGAAATTAGGAGAACGGTTGTTTCAAAAGTTTGAAATTTCTTTGTCAGAACTTGAAGTTTCTCTTGTAGCTGTTCTTCTCCTCTCCTATCGTAAAGATTTGGATATTCATGCAGAAAGTGATGATTTTCGGCAATTAAAACTTGCTTTAGAAGAATTTATCTGGTATTTTGAATCACAAATCCGAATGGAGATTGAAAACAAGGATGATTTGTTACGAAATTTGATGATCCACTGTAAAGCCTTGTTATTTAGAAAGACTTACGGTATTTTTTCTAAAAATCCTCTAACAAAACAAATTCGATCCAAGTATGGAGAATTATTTTTAGTCACTAGAAAATCTGCGGAAATTTTAGAAGGAGCATGGTTTATTCGGCTAACAGACGATGATATTGCCTATTTGACGATTCATATTGGAGGATTTTTAAAGTATACACCATCGTCTCAAAAAAATATGAAAAAAGTTTATCTCGTTTGTGATGAAGGTGTTGCGGTTTCGAGACTTTTGCTGAAACAATGCAAACTTTATTTTCCAAATGAGCAGATTGGCACTGTATTTACAACAGAACAATTTAAGAGTGTGGAAGATATTGCACAAGTTGATGTAGTGATTACAACTAATGATGATTTGGATAGCAGATTTCCGACTTTAAGGGTTAATCCTATCCTTGAAGCAGAAGATATTTTGAAAATGCTAGACTATCTTAAACACAATATATTTCGTAATGAGAGCAAAAGTTTCAGTGAAAATCTTTCTAGTCTTATTTCGTCTTATATTGTAGACAGCAAGTTGGCTAGTAAGTTCCAAGAAGAGGTTCAAACACTTATAAATCAAGAAATAGTAGTTCAAGCTTTTTTGGAAGATATTTGA
- the yajC gene encoding preprotein translocase subunit YajC has protein sequence MNPNYTFLIMLVAMLGLMFFTQRSQKKQAQKRMESLNKLQKGYEVITIGGLYGTVDEVDTEKKTIVLDVDGVYLTFELAAIKTVLPLKETASLEGAIEK, from the coding sequence ATGAATCCAAATTATACATTTTTAATTATGCTTGTAGCGATGTTAGGCTTAATGTTCTTTACGCAACGCTCTCAAAAGAAACAAGCACAAAAACGTATGGAAAGCTTGAATAAACTACAAAAAGGCTATGAAGTTATTACAATCGGGGGCCTTTATGGAACAGTCGATGAAGTAGATACAGAAAAGAAAACAATTGTTCTTGATGTAGATGGGGTTTACTTGACTTTTGAACTAGCTGCTATCAAGACCGTATTACCACTTAAAGAAACAGCTTCACTAGAAGGCGCGATTGAAAAATAA
- a CDS encoding PTS ascorbate transporter subunit IIC, translating to MEVISSVLNWFSSNILQNPAFFVGLLVLVGYALLKKPAHDVFSGFVKATVGYMLLNVGAGGLVTTFRPILAALNYKFQIGAAVIDPYFGLAAANNKIAAEFPDFVGTATTALLIGFGINILLVALRKITKVRTLFITGHIMVQQAATVSLMVLFLVPQLRNAYGTAAIGIICGLYWAVSSNMTVEATQRLTGGGGFAIGHQQQFAIWFVDKIAGRFGKKEESLDNLKLPKFLSIFHDTVVASATLMLVFFGAILLILGPDIMSNKEVITSGTLFNPAKQDFFMYIIQTAFTFSVYLFVLMQGVRMFVSELTNAFQGISNKLLPGSFPAVDVAASYGFGSPNAVLSGFAFGLIGQLITIVLLIVFKNPILIITGFVPVFFDNAAIAVYADKRGGWKAAVILSFISGVLQVALGALCVALLYLASYGGYHGNIDFEFPWLGFGYIFKYLGIVGYVLVCLFLLVIPQLQFAKAKDKEKYYNGEVQEEA from the coding sequence ATGGAAGTCATTTCAAGTGTTCTAAATTGGTTTTCTAGCAATATTTTGCAGAATCCCGCATTTTTCGTAGGTTTATTGGTGTTGGTAGGATACGCACTTTTGAAAAAACCTGCCCATGACGTTTTCTCAGGGTTTGTTAAAGCAACAGTAGGGTATATGTTGCTCAACGTGGGTGCGGGTGGTTTGGTTACAACCTTCCGTCCGATCTTAGCAGCCCTTAACTACAAATTCCAAATTGGTGCAGCGGTTATCGACCCTTACTTTGGACTTGCTGCAGCAAACAACAAAATTGCAGCAGAGTTTCCAGATTTTGTTGGAACTGCAACTACAGCTCTATTGATTGGTTTCGGAATAAATATCTTGCTCGTAGCTCTTCGCAAGATTACGAAGGTAAGAACCCTCTTTATTACTGGTCACATCATGGTACAACAAGCTGCAACAGTATCTCTTATGGTTCTATTCTTAGTACCACAATTGCGCAATGCTTACGGTACAGCAGCGATTGGTATCATCTGTGGACTTTACTGGGCGGTTAGTTCAAATATGACTGTTGAGGCAACTCAACGTTTGACTGGTGGTGGTGGATTTGCGATTGGTCACCAACAGCAATTTGCAATCTGGTTTGTAGATAAAATAGCAGGACGCTTTGGTAAGAAAGAAGAAAGTTTAGACAATCTTAAATTACCTAAGTTCCTCTCAATTTTCCACGATACAGTTGTTGCATCTGCTACCTTGATGCTCGTATTCTTCGGAGCCATTCTTTTAATCTTGGGTCCAGACATTATGTCTAATAAAGAAGTCATCACTTCAGGAACTCTATTCAATCCTGCTAAACAAGATTTCTTTATGTACATTATCCAAACAGCCTTTACCTTCTCAGTTTACTTGTTCGTTTTGATGCAAGGTGTCCGCATGTTCGTATCTGAGTTGACAAACGCCTTCCAAGGTATTTCAAACAAATTGTTGCCAGGTTCATTCCCAGCGGTTGACGTTGCAGCTTCTTATGGATTTGGTTCTCCAAACGCTGTCTTGTCAGGATTTGCCTTTGGTTTGATTGGTCAATTGATCACAATTGTCTTGCTCATCGTCTTTAAAAATCCGATTCTTATTATTACAGGATTCGTACCAGTGTTCTTTGACAATGCAGCCATTGCGGTCTACGCTGATAAACGCGGCGGATGGAAAGCAGCTGTTATCCTATCCTTCATCTCAGGTGTTCTCCAAGTTGCTTTAGGAGCTCTCTGTGTAGCTCTTCTTTATTTAGCATCTTATGGTGGTTACCATGGAAATATCGACTTTGAATTCCCATGGCTTGGATTTGGATATATATTCAAATACCTTGGTATTGTTGGTTATGTACTTGTGTGTCTCTTCTTGCTTGTTATTCCTCAACTTCAATTTGCCAAAGCAAAAGATAAAGAGAAATATTACAACGGTGAAGTTCAAGAAGAAGCTTAG
- a CDS encoding 3-keto-L-gulonate-6-phosphate decarboxylase UlaD, with the protein MTKRIPNLQVALDHSDLQGAIKAAVSVGQEVDIIEAGTVCLLQVGSELVEVLRSLFPDKIIVADTKCADAGGTVAKNNAVRGADWMTCICCATIPTMEAALKAIKTERGERGEIQIELYGDWTFEQAQLWLDAGISQAIYHQSRDALLAGETWGEKDLNKVKKLIDMGFRVSVTGGLDVDTLKLFEDVDVFTFIAGRGITEAADPAGAARAFKDEIKRIWG; encoded by the coding sequence ATGACAAAAAGAATACCTAATTTACAAGTTGCATTAGACCATTCAGACTTGCAAGGAGCGATTAAAGCAGCTGTTTCTGTTGGTCAGGAAGTAGATATTATCGAAGCTGGAACTGTTTGCTTGCTTCAAGTTGGAAGTGAGCTGGTTGAAGTCTTGCGTAGTCTTTTCCCAGATAAGATTATTGTGGCAGACACAAAATGTGCTGATGCTGGTGGAACAGTTGCTAAAAATAATGCGGTTCGTGGAGCAGACTGGATGACTTGTATCTGTTGTGCAACCATCCCTACTATGGAAGCAGCTTTAAAGGCTATCAAGACTGAACGAGGAGAACGAGGCGAAATCCAGATCGAGCTTTATGGCGATTGGACTTTTGAACAAGCTCAGCTTTGGCTAGATGCAGGTATCTCACAAGCTATTTATCACCAATCTCGTGATGCTCTTCTTGCTGGTGAAACTTGGGGTGAAAAAGACCTTAATAAGGTTAAAAAACTCATTGACATGGGCTTCCGTGTATCTGTAACAGGTGGTCTAGATGTAGATACTCTCAAACTCTTTGAAGATGTTGATGTCTTTACCTTTATCGCAGGTCGTGGAATTACAGAGGCTGCGGATCCAGCAGGAGCAGCGCGTGCCTTCAAGGATGAAATTAAACGAATTTGGGGGTAA
- the tkt gene encoding transketolase: protein MSNLSVNAIRFLGIDAINKANSGHPGVVMGAAPMAYSLFTKQLRINPAQPNWINRDRFILSAGHGSMLLYALLHLSGFEDVSMDEIKSFRQWGSKTPGHPEFGHTAGIDATTGPLGQGISTATGFAQAERFLAAKYNREGYNIFDHYTYVICGDGDLMEGVSSEAASYAGLQKLDKLVVLYDSNDINLDGETKDSFTESVRDRYNAYGWHTALVKDGTDLEAIHAAIETAKASGKPSLIEVKTVIGYGSPNKQGTNAVHGAPLGADETAATRQALGWDYEPFEIPEQVYADFKEHVADRGASAYEAWTKLVADYKEAHPELAAEVEAIIDGRDPVEVTPADFPALENGFSQATRNSSQDALNVVAAKLPTFLGGSADLAHSNMTYIKTDGLQDDSNRLNRNIQFGVREFAMGTILNGMALHGGLRVYGGTFFVFSDYVKAAVRLSALQGLPVTYVFTHDSIAVGEDGPTHEPVEHLAGLRAMPNLNVFRPADARETQAAWYLAVTSEKTPTALVLTRQNLTVEEGTDFNKVAKGAYVVYENAADFDTILIATGSEVNLAVAAAKELASQGAKVRVVSMPSTDVFDKQDAAYKEEILPNAVRRRVAVEMGASQNWYKYVGLDGAVLGIDTFGASAPAPKVLAEYGFTVENLVKVVQNLK, encoded by the coding sequence ATGTCAAATCTATCTGTTAATGCAATTCGTTTCCTAGGTATTGACGCTATCAACAAAGCCAACTCAGGTCACCCAGGTGTGGTTATGGGAGCAGCTCCGATGGCTTACAGCCTCTTTACAAAACAACTTCGCATCAATCCAGCTCAACCAAACTGGATTAACCGCGACCGCTTTATTCTTTCAGCAGGACATGGTTCAATGCTCCTTTATGCTCTTCTGCACCTTTCTGGTTTTGAAGATGTCAGCATGGATGAGATTAAGAGCTTCCGTCAATGGGGTTCAAAAACACCAGGTCACCCAGAATTTGGTCATACAGCAGGGATTGATGCTACTACTGGACCTCTAGGTCAAGGGATTTCAACTGCCACTGGTTTTGCCCAAGCAGAACGTTTCTTGGCAGCCAAATATAACCGCGAAGGCTACAATATCTTTGACCACTATACCTATGTTATCTGTGGAGATGGAGACTTGATGGAAGGTGTCTCAAGCGAGGCGGCTTCATACGCAGGCTTGCAAAAACTAGACAAGTTGGTTGTTCTTTATGATTCAAATGACATCAACTTGGATGGTGAGACAAAGGATTCCTTTACAGAAAGTGTTCGTGACCGTTACAATGCCTATGGTTGGCATACAGCCTTGGTTAAAGATGGAACAGACTTGGAAGCAATCCATGCTGCTATCGAAACAGCAAAAGCTTCAGGCAAACCATCTTTGATTGAAGTGAAGACTGTTATTGGATACGGTTCTCCAAACAAACAAGGAACTAATGCTGTACACGGTGCTCCTCTTGGAGCAGATGAAACTGCAGCAACTCGTCAAGCCCTTGGTTGGGACTATGAACCATTTGAAATTCCAGAACAAGTTTATGCTGATTTCAAAGAACATGTTGCAGACCGTGGCGCATCAGCTTATGAAGCTTGGACAAAATTAGTTGCTGACTATAAAGAAGCGCATCCAGAATTGGCTGCAGAAGTAGAAGCCATTATTGATGGACGTGATCCAGTTGAAGTGACTCCAGCAGACTTCCCAGCTTTAGAAAATGGTTTCTCTCAAGCAACTCGTAATTCAAGCCAAGATGCCTTGAATGTTGTGGCAGCTAAGTTACCAACCTTCCTAGGTGGATCAGCTGACCTTGCTCACTCAAACATGACTTATATCAAGACTGACGGACTTCAAGACGATTCCAACCGCTTGAACCGCAACATTCAGTTTGGTGTTCGTGAATTTGCCATGGGAACAATCTTGAACGGGATGGCTCTTCATGGTGGACTTCGTGTATACGGTGGAACTTTCTTCGTCTTCTCTGACTATGTGAAGGCAGCTGTTCGCTTGTCAGCCTTACAAGGACTTCCTGTGACTTATGTCTTTACCCACGATTCAATCGCAGTCGGGGAAGACGGTCCAACGCACGAACCAGTTGAACACTTAGCCGGCCTTCGTGCCATGCCAAATCTGAATGTTTTCCGTCCAGCAGATGCGCGTGAAACGCAAGCAGCTTGGTACCTTGCAGTGACAAGCGAAAAAACACCAACTGCCCTTGTCTTGACCCGTCAAAACTTGACTGTTGAAGAAGGGACAGACTTCAACAAGGTTGCAAAAGGTGCCTATGTTGTCTATGAAAATGCAGCAGACTTTGATACCATCTTGATTGCAACAGGTTCAGAGGTCAATCTTGCTGTCGCAGCTGCTAAAGAATTGGCTAGTCAAGGCGCAAAAGTCCGCGTAGTCAGCATGCCATCTACAGATGTCTTTGATAAACAAGATGCAGCATATAAGGAAGAAATTCTTCCAAATGCAGTCCGCCGTCGTGTTGCAGTCGAAATGGGTGCAAGTCAAAACTGGTACAAATATGTTGGTCTCGATGGTGCTGTTCTCGGTATTGATACCTTTGGAGCCTCTGCCCCAGCACCAAAAGTATTGGCAGAATATGGCTTTACTGTCGAAAATCTAGTAAAAGTCGTTCAAAACTTGAAATAA
- a CDS encoding L-ribulose-5-phosphate 3-epimerase — protein sequence MVRPIGIYEKATPIHFTWLERLNFAKELGFDFVEMSIDERDERLARLDWSKEERLEVVKAIYETGVRIPSICFSGHRRYPLGSSDPVLEEKSLELMKKCIELAQDLGVRTIQLAGYDVYYEEKSPQTRQRFIKNLRKACDWAEEAQVVLAIEIMDDPFINSIEKYLAVEKDIDSPYLFVYPDIGNVSAWHNDVYSEFYLGHHAIAALHLKDTYAVTENSKGQFRDVTFGQGCVKWEEAFDILKQTNYNGPFLIEMWSENCETVEETRAAIQEAQVFLYPLIKKAGLM from the coding sequence ATGGTACGTCCAATTGGAATTTATGAAAAGGCAACCCCGATACACTTTACTTGGCTAGAACGTTTAAATTTTGCAAAGGAGTTAGGCTTTGATTTTGTCGAGATGTCTATTGACGAACGTGACGAGCGTTTAGCAAGACTTGACTGGAGTAAGGAAGAACGCTTGGAAGTTGTCAAAGCAATCTATGAAACTGGTGTTCGTATTCCTTCTATTTGTTTTTCAGGCCATCGTCGCTACCCATTGGGATCAAGTGATCCAGTTCTAGAGGAAAAATCTCTAGAACTCATGAAAAAATGTATCGAATTAGCTCAAGATTTGGGAGTTCGTACGATTCAACTAGCTGGTTACGATGTTTACTATGAGGAAAAGTCACCCCAGACACGCCAACGTTTTATCAAAAATTTGAGAAAAGCCTGTGACTGGGCTGAAGAAGCTCAGGTGGTACTTGCTATTGAAATTATGGATGATCCTTTTATCAATAGTATCGAAAAATACTTGGCTGTAGAAAAGGATATTGACTCTCCCTACCTTTTTGTATATCCAGATATTGGTAATGTGTCTGCATGGCATAATGATGTCTACAGTGAATTTTATCTTGGGCATCATGCCATCGCAGCTCTCCATCTCAAGGATACTTATGCAGTGACAGAAAATTCAAAGGGCCAGTTCCGAGATGTAACTTTTGGGCAAGGTTGTGTCAAATGGGAAGAAGCTTTCGATATTTTAAAACAAACCAATTATAATGGACCTTTCCTAATCGAAATGTGGTCTGAAAATTGTGAAACTGTAGAAGAAACACGCGCAGCCATTCAAGAGGCGCAAGTTTTTCTCTATCCACTAATTAAGAAAGCAGGTTTGATGTAA
- a CDS encoding PTS sugar transporter subunit IIA → MNLKQSLIDNDSIRLGLEAHDWKEAVKVAVDPLIESGAILPEYYDAIIESTEEYGPYYILMPGMAMPHARPEAGVQSDAFSLITLQNPVVFSDGKEVSVLLALAATSSKIHTSVAIPQIIALFELEDSIARLQACQTKEDVLAMIEESKDSPYLEGLDLES, encoded by the coding sequence ATGAATTTAAAACAATCTTTAATTGACAATGACTCGATCCGACTAGGTTTAGAGGCTCACGATTGGAAAGAAGCAGTCAAGGTAGCAGTAGACCCCTTGATTGAAAGTGGGGCAATTTTGCCAGAGTATTACGATGCTATCATTGAATCGACTGAAGAGTATGGCCCTTACTATATCTTGATGCCAGGTATGGCTATGCCCCACGCTAGACCTGAAGCTGGTGTGCAAAGTGATGCTTTTTCATTGATTACCTTACAAAATCCTGTTGTATTTTCAGATGGGAAAGAGGTATCTGTTTTGTTGGCACTAGCAGCAACAAGCTCGAAAATTCACACAAGTGTAGCCATTCCACAAATCATTGCCCTGTTTGAATTAGAAGATTCTATTGCACGTTTACAGGCTTGCCAGACTAAAGAAGATGTCTTGGCTATGATTGAAGAATCTAAGGATAGCCCTTATCTCGAAGGATTGGATTTGGAAAGTTAG